GAGTGGAATTGTTTTAAGCCGCATGGATATAGGAAGACATAACGCTTTAGATAAAATTTACGGCTATTGCTTAAAAAATAACATTTCGATTGGTGATAAAATTATTGTTTTCAGCGGACGTATCTCTTCTGAAATTCTATTAAAAGTTGCGAAAATTGGCTGTGAAGTAATATTGTCAAAATCAGCTCCAACTGAGTTAGCATTAGAGCTAGCGGAGCAGTTAGGGATTACTACAATAGGCTTCATTCGTAATGAATCTTTAAATGTATATACGCATCCAGAGCGGATTATAAATATAAAATAAGTAGAAACGAGGCAATAATCATGAAATCTGTTACATTAGACAAATTAGATCGTCCTTTAAAGGATTTACGTATTTCTGTTACTGATCGCTGTAATTTTCGCTGTCGATATTGTATGCCAGAAGAAATATTTGGTCGTGATTATTCTTTTTTGTCTAATGATAAAATTTTATCTTTTGATGAAATTGAAAGGATTACACGTATTTTCGTTTCTTTAGGTGTAAGAAAGTTACGCATTACTGGGGGAGAGCCTTTACTTCGAAAAGAGCTACCTGAACTCATACAGCGGTTAAACGAAATTGACGGGGTAGAGGATATTGGTTTAACGACAAATGGATCATTACTTAAAAAGTTTGCTCCTGATTTATATAAGGCGGGTTTATCTCGTGTGACAGTTAGTTTAGATTCTTTAAATGAAGAGCGATTCTCTTATTTAAATGGGAATAGAAGTAAAGTAAAAACGGTTCTTGCAGGAATACAGGCTGCAGCGGAAGCCGGAATGAAAATTAAAATGAACATGGTTGTCCAAAAAGGGAAAAATGAACAAGACATCGTTCAGATGGCAGAGTACTTTAAAGAGAATAAGCATATCCTTCGGTTCATTGAATATATGGATGTCGGAAATTTTAATGGCTGGGAATTAGGCGAAGTAGTTTCTAAGCAAGAAATAGTAGAGATGATTCATAAAGTTATGCCACTTGAACGTATTGAAGCGAACTATCCGGGTGAAGTTGCGACACGTTATCGGTATATCGGTAGTGATGAGGAAATAGGAATTATTTCATCTGTAACAGATTCGTTCTGTTCATCATGTACAAGAGCGCGTATTTCAGCAGAAGGAAAATTGTATACATGTTTGTTTGCTTCTAAAGGAAACGATTTAAAAGAATTACTTCGTTCTGGGTGTACGGATGAGGAGATTATTAATGTTATTCGTGATATTTGGAATAATCGTTCAGACCGTTATTCAGATGAACGACTAAGCGATATAAATAAAAAAACAATGCCGAAAATTGAAATGTCGCATATCGGCGGCTGAGAAACTATTATGAATGTAGAATCTCTTTGTTAACGTAAATAGTGGGAAATGTGCAAGTTTTGTACACTTTCTATAAGTATAGTAAAAATGATGATTGATATTTCTGTAAGAGATAAGCAGAGAGATTAAGCAGCATTCAAAAATCCTTACGATGTTAAGGGTTTTTGGTGCTGCTTTTTTTAGATGAGAAAAATGGAGGAATCGATTATGGCATTTCATAAACCGGAACAAATTGCTGCGCTTGTGATTGAATCCGGTGTTCAAAAGGTAAGGCAACCGCTATCCGCGATGCTTATCCTTGGTTTTTTAGGAGGAGCATTCATTTCGTTAGGATTTTTACTTAATATTCGTGTGCTAGGTAATGTACCGGAGCAATGGGGGAGTTTAGTCAATTTTATAGGAGGAGCGGTTTTTCCTATCGGACTGATGCTCGTTGTGTTAGCGGGAGGAGAATTAATTACGGGAAATATGATGTCGATGTCCATGGCACTTTATGCACGTAAAATCTCATTGAAACATGTGTTAAACAATTGGGCTTGGATTACTTTAACTAATTTCGTAGGTGCGCTTTTCGTCGCGTATTGTTTCGGGCATCTTGGCGGGCTTACAGAGGGAGCGTATTTAAATAAGACGATAGCGATAGCTCAAGATAAGTTACATGAATCTTTCGGAAGAACGTTAATTTTAGCAATTGGTTGTAACTGGCTCGTTTGCCTAGCAATTTGGTTAGCATACGGAACGAACGATTTAATTGGGAAGATTGTTGGAATTTGGATTCCAATTATGGCGTTTGTCGTAATTGGATTTCAGCAAGTAGTAGCAAATATGTTTGTCATTTCAGCAGTTATTTTTGCGGGGCACCTTACGTGGATGGATCTTGCTAAAAACTTTGTTCCTGTCTTTATCGGAAATGTAATTGGCGGAGCTGGATTTGTTGGATTCGCTTATTTTTCTTGTTACCAGAAACAAAGTGCTACCGAAGAAGATGTATTGAAAAAATAACAGTATATGAAGCTGATTTTTACATGAAAGGAAGGCTATCTCATGATAGAGCGATATTCACGTCAACAGCTGTTCAACCCTATTGGGAGTGAAGGACAAGAAAAAATTAGAAATAAGCATGTGTTGATAGTCGGGACAGGTGCATTAGGAAGTGCAAGTGCTGAAAGCTTCGTACGCGCAGGTATCGGAAAATTAACGATTATTGATCGTGATTACGTAGAATGGAGTAATTTACAGCGGCAACAACTTTATGCTGAACAAGATGCGATAGAAAAGTTACCAAAAGTAATAGCGGCACAGAATCGTCTCAAACAAATTAATTCAGACGTGCAAATTCAAGCTCTTGTAATGGATGCAAGAGTAGATAATATGGAAGCTTTATTGGACGGTGTCGATGTCATTATTGATGCAACAGATAATTTTGATATTCGCTTTGTAATCAATGACTTAGCACAAAAATATAATATTCCTTGGATTTACGGTTCTTGTGTCGGATCGTATGGCATGAGCTATACAATTATTCCAAAGAAAACGCCGTGCTTACATTGTGTGTTGAAAAGTGTTCCTGTTACAGGAGCGACGTGTGACACAGTTGGAATTATTAGTCCTGCCGTTCAAATCGTCGCAGCGTATCAAGTGGCGGAAGCTTTCAAAATTTTAGTAGGAGATTACGAAGCAATTAGAAAAACTTTTTTAATGTTCGATATATGGAGTAATCAACATCACTCAATCAAACTAGGAAAAATAAAAATGGAAAACTGTCCTTCGTGCGGAACAAATAGAACTTATCCTTATTTATCTTACGAAAACCAAACGAAGACAGCTGTGTTATGCGGAAGAAATACAGTTCAAATTAGACCAGCGCATAATAGTCATTACAACTTTGATGAGTTAGAAAAAGTATTAAAAAACCACGGGAAAGTAGATCGGAATCCGTATTTGCTCTCTTGCCAATTAGAAGATTATCGCATCGTCATTTTTCAAGATGGGCGTGTATTTATTCATGGAACGAATGAAATTCAAAAAGCGAAACAACTATACTATCGGTTATTAGGCTAATAGAAAGGGATTGGTAATGATGGAAAGAAGAGTGCCGATTACAGTTGAAGAGGCTGTCCGTAAAGTAATGGGATTTACTAATTGTGGTGTAAAAGAACTAGTACCACTGGAATTAGCATACGGACGTACGTTAGCAGACAATTTAGTAGCGGATCACGATGTGCCTTCTTTCGACCGCTCACCATATGATGGATTTGCTATTAGGGCAGAAGATACGTCGCGGGCAAGTCGTGAAAATCCAATTGTATTTGAAGTAATTGGTGAAATTGGAGCAGGTTCCGTATTCCATAAAGAAGTCGGAGCGTTTCAAGCAGTTCGAATTATGACAGGGGCACAAATTCCGAAAGGATGTAACGCGGTCGTCATGCTAGAACTGACTCGTCATCGTCAATATGAGAATATCGGAAAAAGCTATATGGAAGTGAGGCGCTCATTTAAAGAAGGGGACAACATATCCTTTCAAGGTGAAGATGCACGTAAAGGAACCGTTCTCGCAAAAAGAGGTTGTTACATTAATCCAGGTATTTCAGCTCTTCTTGCTACATTTGGTTATAGTGAAGTGCCAGTAGCGAAAAAGCCAGTCATTGGACTAATAGCGACTGGGAGTGAGCTTCTCGATGTCAATGAAGAACTACAACCTGGGAAAATTCGAAATAGTAATACGTATATGATATCTTCTCAAATTCGAAGAGCTGGTGGAAGAGTAAAACACTTTGGGAAGTTTAGTGACGATTTTAATACGTGCTACGAAGCAGTGAAAAAAGCGTTAAGTGAAGTTGATATGTTAATTACAACTGGTGGTGTTTCAGTAGGCGACTATGACTATTTGCCAGCTATATACGAAAAATTAGGCGCGTCAGTCCTTTTTAATAAAGTAGCCATGCGGCCGGGAAGTGTCACGACTGTAGCACAATTAAATGGAAAATTACTATTCGGATTATCAGGAAATCCTTCTGCTTGTTACGTAGGCTTTGAATTATTCGTGAAACCTAGCATTCGTACGTATATGTTTAGCGAAAAACCACATGTAAAACGAGAAAAAGCAATGCTCGGAGAAGATTTTCTAAAACCGAACCCATTTACAAGATTTGTACGAGGTAAGCTGAAGTATAACGAAGGACAACTAATCGCTTATCCATCAGGATTTGATAAATCTAGTTCCGTTTCTTCATTAGCTGAATCAAACATTTTTATCGTACTACCAGGCGGAACGAGAGGATATAAGAAAGGGATGTTTGTAGACATTCTCTTATTAGAAGATAACGAAGGTAGTGAATGGCCTTGGACATTCCGTAAAGTAGGGAGAGAGTCTGATGGGACAAGCACCATTTGAAATTGTAGATAGTCCGATTGTAGTTGAAGAAGTAACGAATAAAGTAGCAAGAAGAGAAGCAGGAGCCATTACAACTTTTATTGGAACGGTTAGAGAATTAACGAAAGGAAAACGAACGTTACATCTTGAGTATGAAGCATATAAACCGATGGCAGTAAAAAAGCTTACTGAAATTGGAGAAGAAATTAAGAAACAGTGGCCGGATGCAAAAATAGCAATCACACACCGAGTAGGACGATTAGAAATAATGGATATTGCCGTTGTTATTGCAGTATCGTCTCCGCATCGTAAAGTGGCGTATGAAGCGAATGAATACGCAATTGAACGTATAAAGAGAATCGTCCCAATTTGGAAAAAAGAATTTTGGGAAGATGGAACGGAGTGGATTGGAGATCAACTCGAAAATACTCCATATCCAGAAGGAAAACCAAAGAAAGAAGAATGAGAGAATGATTACAATTTTACTGTTCGCAAATTTACGAGAAGAAGTCGGTTCAGAGAGATTAGCAATAATAGAAAAACGAGAGATGAATGTTCATCAATTGAAAAAATGGCTGAAAGATCACTATCAATTACAGACGCTAGATAAAGTTATGGTGGCGATTAATGAAGAATTTGTAACGGACGAAGGTATTGTAAAACCCGGAGATATCGTCGCGTTTATCCCGCCTGTAAGTGGGGGTTAATTCTTTTTATTTGAATACCGCATCTTTTATACATTAAGGAGGATCATTATGAGTGAATTTTCGCACTGGAATGAAGAGGGAAGAGCTAAAATGGTTGATATCTCTCAAAAGGATAGTTCAACACGCACAGCTGTTGCGGAAAGTACAATTTCTTTATCAAATGAACTATTTGAAGCAATTCAAAGTGGTGGGTTGAAAAAAGGAGACCCGCTTCAAGTAGCACAAGTTGCTGGCATAATGGGTGCTAAAAAAACAGCGGATATAATCCCGATGTGTCACCCGATATTAATCCAAGGAACAGACTTTACGTTCCATTATGAAAAGAAAACCGATGGCTATGAATTAATCATACGAGCGACAGTAAAATGTAGTGGGAAAACAGGGGTAGAAATGGAAGCATTAACTGCCGTATCAATCGCCGCCCTTACCTTTTACGATATGTGTAAAGCAGTTGATAAAACGATGGTCATGAAAGAAACATATTTAGTTCAAAAAACGGGTGGGAAAAGCGGAGACTTTTTTCATCAAGTAAAATAATTACAATGGAAGGAATGTGTATGATGATTACTCACGAACAGATTATGAACGCTTTAAGCCATGTAGAAGATCCAGAGTTACACAAAAGTATTGTGGAATTAAACATGGTAAGAAATATACAAATTGATGGTACGGAAGTTGGGCTAGCAGTAGTTTTAACAATTCAAGGTTGTCCGTTGAAAGCAAAAATTCAACAAGATATTGAAGAATCTCTTCGAAACATTGGGGCATCAAAAGTTTCTTTAACATTCGGATCGATGACACCGGAAGAAAGAGCAGCATTAACAGCGTCTTTAAAGAAAGAAGCTAGAACAGAAACGGGAATGCCTAGTATGCTTCGACCTGATTCAGGAGTACGTTTTATTACTGTAACGAGCGGAAAAGGAGGAGTTGGTAAATCAACTGTGACGATTAACCTTGCTACTGCGTTAGCACGTATGGGCAAAAAGGTTGGAATTTTAGATGCAGATATATACGGGTTCAGTATCCCTGCAATGATGGAAACGAATGAAAAGCCAACGATGATCGATCAAACAGCAATTCCGGTCGTTAGTCATGGTGTTAAAATTATGTCGATGGGATTCTTCACAGAAGGGAATAATCCCGTTATGTGGCGCGGACCGATGTTAAACAAATGGATTCAAAACTTCCTTGCGAACACGCACTGGGGAGAATTAGACTATCTTCTTCTAGATTTACCACCTGGAACAGGAGACGTTGCGATAGATGTTGCAGCAATGATCCCACAAGCGAAGGAAATTATCGTTACGACGCCTCATAACGTAGCTTCATTTGTCGCGTCTAGAGTAGGAGTAATGGCAAAACATACGAAACACGATATTTTAGGTATCGTTGAAAACATGGCATATTACGAAGAACAAGATGGCTCAAGAAACTATCTCTTCGGAAAAGGTGGCGGTGAAATGTTAGCAGAACAACTGCAAACAGAAGTAATCGCTCAAATACCGTTTGCGAAGCGTGAAGAGAATAAAGGGTCGTGTGTATATGACGAAGACTCGCTTGTTGGGGAGATTTTTACTTCTTTAGCTGAGGATCTTATTTATAACGAATAGGTTGGTATAAAAGGGAGATACATAGCGTATATGTATCTCCCTTTTATTTTTATATGGAGTTCTTTCAATAGTTTTAAAGGTTATATTTAAAACTGCAATAACTGCGAAACCATTTGTGGAATTTGATTTGTTTGAAACCATAGTAAGTGCAACATGCATACGTCTTTCGTGCGCCTCGATGCTTAAAACATTCGTGCCAATACGCATAATAGACACTTCATATAGATTTATATAGTCGGTGTTCTAGAGCTAATAAACGGCTATGAAGAGAAAAAAGGTCCTATGCTCACTTTATCTTTTTGTTTTAATAAATGGGACGAGGAAAAAATAAGCCCTGACCGCTTCTAAGTATGGCCAGAGCTTCTCTTTAAGCTAAAAAGAAAGCTTTTAATCTATCTATACAGAAAAAACAAACCTCTCCGCAAGCAGAGAGGTTTGTTCATGAAGCTAACTCAAATGGCTTATTGTAATAATTTAGAAACCATTTGTGGAGTTTGGTTTGCTTGAGAAAGCATGCTGATACCAGCTTCGTTCAAGATCTTGAACTTAGTCATTTCAGACATTTCTTTCGCCATGTCAGCGTCTTCGATTTGAGAAGCAGCTGAAGCCATACTTGATGCTTGGCTCTTAAGGTTGTTTACGTTAAAGTCTAGACGGTTTAATGTAGCACCTAGAG
This Bacillus mycoides DNA region includes the following protein-coding sequences:
- the moaA gene encoding GTP 3',8-cyclase MoaA; translation: MKSVTLDKLDRPLKDLRISVTDRCNFRCRYCMPEEIFGRDYSFLSNDKILSFDEIERITRIFVSLGVRKLRITGGEPLLRKELPELIQRLNEIDGVEDIGLTTNGSLLKKFAPDLYKAGLSRVTVSLDSLNEERFSYLNGNRSKVKTVLAGIQAAAEAGMKIKMNMVVQKGKNEQDIVQMAEYFKENKHILRFIEYMDVGNFNGWELGEVVSKQEIVEMIHKVMPLERIEANYPGEVATRYRYIGSDEEIGIISSVTDSFCSSCTRARISAEGKLYTCLFASKGNDLKELLRSGCTDEEIINVIRDIWNNRSDRYSDERLSDINKKTMPKIEMSHIGG
- a CDS encoding formate/nitrite transporter family protein, producing the protein MAFHKPEQIAALVIESGVQKVRQPLSAMLILGFLGGAFISLGFLLNIRVLGNVPEQWGSLVNFIGGAVFPIGLMLVVLAGGELITGNMMSMSMALYARKISLKHVLNNWAWITLTNFVGALFVAYCFGHLGGLTEGAYLNKTIAIAQDKLHESFGRTLILAIGCNWLVCLAIWLAYGTNDLIGKIVGIWIPIMAFVVIGFQQVVANMFVISAVIFAGHLTWMDLAKNFVPVFIGNVIGGAGFVGFAYFSCYQKQSATEEDVLKK
- a CDS encoding molybdopterin-synthase adenylyltransferase MoeB gives rise to the protein MIERYSRQQLFNPIGSEGQEKIRNKHVLIVGTGALGSASAESFVRAGIGKLTIIDRDYVEWSNLQRQQLYAEQDAIEKLPKVIAAQNRLKQINSDVQIQALVMDARVDNMEALLDGVDVIIDATDNFDIRFVINDLAQKYNIPWIYGSCVGSYGMSYTIIPKKTPCLHCVLKSVPVTGATCDTVGIISPAVQIVAAYQVAEAFKILVGDYEAIRKTFLMFDIWSNQHHSIKLGKIKMENCPSCGTNRTYPYLSYENQTKTAVLCGRNTVQIRPAHNSHYNFDELEKVLKNHGKVDRNPYLLSCQLEDYRIVIFQDGRVFIHGTNEIQKAKQLYYRLLG
- a CDS encoding molybdopterin molybdotransferase MoeA; amino-acid sequence: MERRVPITVEEAVRKVMGFTNCGVKELVPLELAYGRTLADNLVADHDVPSFDRSPYDGFAIRAEDTSRASRENPIVFEVIGEIGAGSVFHKEVGAFQAVRIMTGAQIPKGCNAVVMLELTRHRQYENIGKSYMEVRRSFKEGDNISFQGEDARKGTVLAKRGCYINPGISALLATFGYSEVPVAKKPVIGLIATGSELLDVNEELQPGKIRNSNTYMISSQIRRAGGRVKHFGKFSDDFNTCYEAVKKALSEVDMLITTGGVSVGDYDYLPAIYEKLGASVLFNKVAMRPGSVTTVAQLNGKLLFGLSGNPSACYVGFELFVKPSIRTYMFSEKPHVKREKAMLGEDFLKPNPFTRFVRGKLKYNEGQLIAYPSGFDKSSSVSSLAESNIFIVLPGGTRGYKKGMFVDILLLEDNEGSEWPWTFRKVGRESDGTSTI
- a CDS encoding molybdenum cofactor biosynthesis protein MoaE, which translates into the protein MGQAPFEIVDSPIVVEEVTNKVARREAGAITTFIGTVRELTKGKRTLHLEYEAYKPMAVKKLTEIGEEIKKQWPDAKIAITHRVGRLEIMDIAVVIAVSSPHRKVAYEANEYAIERIKRIVPIWKKEFWEDGTEWIGDQLENTPYPEGKPKKEE
- the moaD gene encoding molybdopterin converting factor subunit 1 gives rise to the protein MITILLFANLREEVGSERLAIIEKREMNVHQLKKWLKDHYQLQTLDKVMVAINEEFVTDEGIVKPGDIVAFIPPVSGG
- the moaC gene encoding cyclic pyranopterin monophosphate synthase MoaC; the encoded protein is MSEFSHWNEEGRAKMVDISQKDSSTRTAVAESTISLSNELFEAIQSGGLKKGDPLQVAQVAGIMGAKKTADIIPMCHPILIQGTDFTFHYEKKTDGYELIIRATVKCSGKTGVEMEALTAVSIAALTFYDMCKAVDKTMVMKETYLVQKTGGKSGDFFHQVK
- a CDS encoding P-loop NTPase encodes the protein MMITHEQIMNALSHVEDPELHKSIVELNMVRNIQIDGTEVGLAVVLTIQGCPLKAKIQQDIEESLRNIGASKVSLTFGSMTPEERAALTASLKKEARTETGMPSMLRPDSGVRFITVTSGKGGVGKSTVTINLATALARMGKKVGILDADIYGFSIPAMMETNEKPTMIDQTAIPVVSHGVKIMSMGFFTEGNNPVMWRGPMLNKWIQNFLANTHWGELDYLLLDLPPGTGDVAIDVAAMIPQAKEIIVTTPHNVASFVASRVGVMAKHTKHDILGIVENMAYYEEQDGSRNYLFGKGGGEMLAEQLQTEVIAQIPFAKREENKGSCVYDEDSLVGEIFTSLAEDLIYNE